CCGCGCAACACCGACTACCACCCCGAGATGGGGCTCCGGACGCTGGTTTCCGCCCTGACGCGGACCGCCGCGCGCTACGACAAGGCGGCGACGCCGATCCTCTCGCACGTCTCCCGTCACTACGCGCGGACCTACCTGGAACTGGAGTCGGGCGCCCGCGCGGCCGACGACTGCCTCGAAAACCTCGGCCACGTCGACAACTGTGAGGACTGCCTCTGGCGCGAGGCGACCTCCGGCCGAATCGCCGACCCGGTCGACGCCTGCCCGGAGTGCGGGAGCGACCGCGTCCTCACGGCCGGGCCGATCTGGCTCGGGCCGGTCGCGGACCCCGAGTTCGTCCGCGCCGCCCGCCGCGAGGTGACCGACGACATGGGCGAGGCGAAGCGCGCGCGCAAGCTGCTCGGCACCGTCGCGCGCGAGATCGACACGCCGACGCACTACGACCAGCACCGGCTGTACAAACAGTGGGGCGAGCCGGCGATCGGGATGGACGAGTTCGTCGAGCGCCTGCGCGGGGCCGGCCACGAGGCGAGCCGCGCGCACTACCGCGGCACCGCGGTCAAGAGCACGGCGTCGATCCCCGAGATGCGCGAGGCGGTCCTCGGCGGCGACGGGGACTGAGACCCCTCCCGCGGTCGGCACCCTCTCGCTTTTGTCGCGGTCGGTCGAAGGTCGGGACGTGTCCCGACACTCGCGTACCGCGTTCGGCACGGCTCGGCGCGTCGTCGACGTCGCGGTCGACCGGCAGGTGACGTTCCTCGCCGCCGCCATCGCCTACTACGCGTTCGTCTCGCTCGTCCCAGCGCTGCTGTTGCTCGTCGTCGTCGCCACCGCCGTCTTCGGGGAGGCGATCGCCGGCGAGCTGGTGGCGGGGGCGGGCGACCTCCTCACGCCGGCCGGCGAGGAGGCGGTGACCGCGGCGATCGCCTCCGCCGGCGGTCGGACCGGCGCGAGCCTGCTCGGCGTCGCGGTGCTGCTCTGGTCGACGCTGAAGGTGTTCCGCGGCCTCGACACGGCGTTTGCCGAGCTGTACGGGGTCAAGGAGCCGCCGGACCTCCTGAAACAGCTCACCGACGCCGGCTCGGTGATCCTCGCCGTGGGCATCGGGATCGGCGTGATGGTCGTCGTCGGGGCGTTCGTCGCGGCCGCCGACGCGATCCCGGTGGTCGAGGCCGCGAGCATCCTCGCCTTACCGGGGTTCCTCGCGGTCGTCTTCCTCCCGATGTACTACCTGCTCCCCGAGCCGGACATCGCGTTCCGCGAAGCGCTACCCGGCGCGGCCGTCGCCGCCCTCGGATGGACGATACTACAGGCCGGCTTTCAGGTGTACGCGGCGAGCGCCGGCCAGTTTCAGGTGTACGGCGTCATCGGCGGCATCCTCCTGCTCGTCACGTGGCTCTACCTCGCGGCGGTCGTCGTCGTGACCGGGGGCGTCGTCAACGTGGTGCTGGCCGGCCGCGACGGGGTCGTCCCCCCGAGCGGCGCCGGCCTCGGCGGCGCGGCGGCGCCGACCGACCACGCCGCGGACCGGCAGTTACAACAGGACCGCGGCCGACCCACCGGTATGAACGGCGAGTCGGACGCCTCCGAGGGCGACGACGAGCGGCCGCGCGGCGCGCCGGACGTGGCCGCCCTCGAAGCGGAGGTCCGGGAGCTGCGGTCGCAGCTCGACGAGTTCGAAGACGACGTGGAACGCCGCACGGTCGACAAGCCCGAGGTCGAGTCGGAGCTGAAGCGGTACGTCCGGTCTCGGATGCGCCGCGGCCACGCCCGCGGCTGGGGACCGTACCTCGTCCTGCTGTACGGGACGGTGCTGACGCTCGCGGCCCTGACGTCGCTTCAGGGGATCTACGCGATCGGCGCCATCGTCGTCCTCGGGTTGTCGACGCTCGGGCTGTACACCATCTTTGTCGTCGGCGGCATCGGCCTGAACCTGCTCGAAACGCCGGGAAAGGCGCTCGACTACGCCCGCAACCGCGGCGATGACTGACCGAGCCGGCCGACCGTGACCGGACTCGTCGCCGCCGAACGCGGGATCGGTGAGGCCGCCCTCGTCGACGCGCTCCCGGAGTTCGTCGTCGTCGCCTTCGCGGCCGTCACCCACCTCGCGGACCCGTGGTTCCTCTTCGCGCTGCTCGCGGTCGGCTACTGGTTCGCGAGCGACGGCGTCGCGGGGTCGCCGCGCCGCGCCGGCGCGACGGCCATCGCGGCCGTCACCTGCGCGTACGCCGCGACGGCGCTCGGCAAGGCGTGGTTCGCGGTCCCCCGCCCGCCCGGCGCGATGCCCCCGGCCGACGTTCCGACGTGGCTCCCGGCGCTCCTGTCCGGCTGGTACGAGGCGCAGGTGCTCTCGGACGGGTTCGGCTTCCCGAGCGGCCACGCCACCGGCGGCGCGGCCGCGTACCTCGCCGTGGCCCTGCTGTACGACCGGCTCTGGACCGACCGCGCCCGCTACCTCGCGGCCGGCGCGGTCGCCCTCGCGGTCGCGGCCTCGCGGGTCGTCATCGAGGTTCACTACCTCGTCGACGTGCTCGCGGGGCTGGTCGTCGGCGCGGGGACGGTCGGCGTCGCCCTGCGGCTCGCCCGCGACCCGCGCGTCCGGCGCTCGACGGACGCGGAGACGGCGGCCGGGCCGACCGCCGAACTGAACCCCGCCCCGGCGTTCCTGCTCGCGGCGGTCGTCTCGGCCGGCGCGCTGGCCGTCGCCGTCGCGGGCGGGCACACCGGTGAGGTCGTCGAAGCCGGCATCGGGATCGCCACCGGCGCCGGCGGCGCGATCGGCTGGCGGCTCGTCGAGGGCGACGAGCCGGCGGTCCCGGTCCGGGTCGCGGTCCCCGCGCTCGCCGTCACCGGCGGGCTCTGGGTGGGCGCGTACGCGCTCGCGGGGACGCTCCCCGTGACGCTGGTCGCGACGACCGCCGCCGTGGTCGCCGTCGTCGCGCTGCCGGCGCTCCCAGAGCGGGTCGAGGCGCTGTCGAACACCCGGAGCTGAACGGCTTTGCGAGGCGTTCGCCGCCGATCCGCTATCAACTATTTATAAGCGAGCGGCTGGGGGATTTGGACGCGTATACCGCAGCGCTGTTTCTCACGTATAAATAGCCGACAGCGAGATCATTCGGATACGCTTCAACACCGGTTCCGACCGCGTCTCACACTCTCTCCCGCGATCGATCGGTCGGTGGGCTCACGCGCTCGTCGGGGGCGAAGCGCTGACGTTCGAACATACGCGGAAAAATAAAACTAGGCAAGACGAGAGCGCCGGAAGCGCCCGAGCGGTCGAGCCGTTGCCTCAGAACGTCTCCAGGTAGCGGTCCTCCTCCCACTGCGACACCTGGGTGAGGTACTCGCTGAACTCCTGGGACTTCGCCTCGGCGAACTTCTCGGAGGTGTGGGGGCCGAGCGCCTCCTGAAGCACCTCGTCTTCTTCCAGTTCCTCGACGGCGGCGCCGAGGTTCGGCGGCAGCGTCTCGATGCCGTACTCCTCGCGTTTCGCGTCGTCGAACTCGTAGATGTCCTCGCGGACCGGGTCGCCGGGGTCGGCCTCGGCCTTGATCCCGTCGAGACCGGCGGCGATGAGCGACGCCATCCCGAGGTAGGGGTTACACGAGGGGTC
The sequence above is a segment of the Halorubrum sp. 2020YC2 genome. Coding sequences within it:
- a CDS encoding tRNA (guanine(26)-N(2))-dimethyltransferase; this encodes MDIEEGGLTVSVPEARDGASEGTGGGVFFNPTQELNRDVTVATLRAYRDREPRVASYLDAMAASGIRGVRAAAEGYQVTCADVDADAVDLAAANLDANGLDGESVHRDVNALLYDEGPFDVVDLDPYGTPIPFADAAFANGRNLICVTATDTAPLCGAHLNSGIRKYGAVPRNTDYHPEMGLRTLVSALTRTAARYDKAATPILSHVSRHYARTYLELESGARAADDCLENLGHVDNCEDCLWREATSGRIADPVDACPECGSDRVLTAGPIWLGPVADPEFVRAARREVTDDMGEAKRARKLLGTVAREIDTPTHYDQHRLYKQWGEPAIGMDEFVERLRGAGHEASRAHYRGTAVKSTASIPEMREAVLGGDGD
- a CDS encoding phosphatase PAP2 family protein — translated: MTGLVAAERGIGEAALVDALPEFVVVAFAAVTHLADPWFLFALLAVGYWFASDGVAGSPRRAGATAIAAVTCAYAATALGKAWFAVPRPPGAMPPADVPTWLPALLSGWYEAQVLSDGFGFPSGHATGGAAAYLAVALLYDRLWTDRARYLAAGAVALAVAASRVVIEVHYLVDVLAGLVVGAGTVGVALRLARDPRVRRSTDAETAAGPTAELNPAPAFLLAAVVSAGALAVAVAGGHTGEVVEAGIGIATGAGGAIGWRLVEGDEPAVPVRVAVPALAVTGGLWVGAYALAGTLPVTLVATTAAVVAVVALPALPERVEALSNTRS
- a CDS encoding YihY/virulence factor BrkB family protein, with the translated sequence MSRHSRTAFGTARRVVDVAVDRQVTFLAAAIAYYAFVSLVPALLLLVVVATAVFGEAIAGELVAGAGDLLTPAGEEAVTAAIASAGGRTGASLLGVAVLLWSTLKVFRGLDTAFAELYGVKEPPDLLKQLTDAGSVILAVGIGIGVMVVVGAFVAAADAIPVVEAASILALPGFLAVVFLPMYYLLPEPDIAFREALPGAAVAALGWTILQAGFQVYAASAGQFQVYGVIGGILLLVTWLYLAAVVVVTGGVVNVVLAGRDGVVPPSGAGLGGAAAPTDHAADRQLQQDRGRPTGMNGESDASEGDDERPRGAPDVAALEAEVRELRSQLDEFEDDVERRTVDKPEVESELKRYVRSRMRRGHARGWGPYLVLLYGTVLTLAALTSLQGIYAIGAIVVLGLSTLGLYTIFVVGGIGLNLLETPGKALDYARNRGDD